The Pelagibacterium halotolerans B2 genome has a segment encoding these proteins:
- the mobA gene encoding molybdenum cofactor guanylyltransferase, with the protein MTIVGVILAGGEGRRLGGVRKADLRLGNRALIDWVSGALEAQCSAIVISSGPKAFSAVPGRVCLADAENGIAGPTAGLLAGALWVRANARDSLMLSVSVDTPFWPDDFARRAADLLTGGHHCVVSAFGERDYPTNALWRPGPLISHLETIAPAPRGPSIRSVQAALGVRRLDYAQTHAQNPFAGVNTCGDLLALSRRLGQPER; encoded by the coding sequence ATGACGATCGTGGGAGTGATTCTGGCCGGCGGCGAGGGGCGACGGCTGGGCGGCGTGCGCAAGGCCGATCTCCGGCTCGGCAATCGGGCGCTGATCGATTGGGTATCGGGCGCGCTCGAGGCGCAATGCAGCGCCATCGTCATCTCCAGCGGCCCGAAAGCATTCAGCGCCGTGCCCGGGCGGGTGTGCCTGGCAGATGCCGAAAACGGGATTGCCGGGCCGACGGCGGGCCTGCTGGCGGGCGCGCTGTGGGTGCGCGCGAATGCGCGTGATTCCCTTATGCTGTCGGTTTCGGTGGACACTCCGTTCTGGCCGGACGATTTTGCCCGGCGGGCCGCGGACCTGCTGACGGGCGGCCACCATTGCGTGGTCAGCGCGTTCGGCGAGCGCGACTATCCGACCAATGCCCTCTGGCGCCCCGGACCGCTCATCTCCCATCTGGAAACCATAGCCCCTGCCCCGCGCGGCCCCAGTATCCGGAGCGTTCAGGCCGCATTGGGAGTGCGGCGGCTCGATTATGCACAAACCCACGCGCAAAACCCCTTTGCCGGGGTCAACACCTGCGGCGACCTGCTCGCCCTTTCCCGCCGGCTCGGGCAACCGGAGCGATGA
- a CDS encoding helix-turn-helix domain-containing protein, translating into MNRAEGIANSLQAAKVGALIRARRHSLRMTLQTLGTQSGVSVGYLSQVERDQASPSLSTLASIARALGVGVDYFIATPSAQDALTRKGERMRFSVNDSLISYERLHAEFPGNVLSSFLITIAPGYRSEVANHEGEEIVYVLDGALTLRIEDEETVVGPGDSLHFRGNRSHCWSNDTEEPVRLLWSGTLTMFRSSADGSAFQTERTPIGGS; encoded by the coding sequence ATGAACCGCGCCGAGGGAATCGCCAACAGTCTGCAGGCGGCAAAGGTCGGCGCCCTGATCCGCGCGCGGCGTCATTCGCTGCGCATGACACTCCAGACACTCGGCACGCAATCGGGCGTATCGGTGGGATATCTGAGCCAGGTCGAGCGCGATCAGGCATCCCCTTCCCTTTCGACACTGGCCTCGATCGCGCGCGCATTGGGTGTGGGGGTGGATTATTTCATAGCCACGCCCAGCGCGCAGGACGCATTGACCCGGAAGGGCGAGCGCATGCGTTTCTCGGTCAACGATTCGCTGATTTCCTACGAAAGGCTGCATGCCGAGTTTCCGGGCAACGTCCTGTCGTCCTTTCTTATAACCATAGCTCCGGGTTACCGCTCGGAAGTGGCAAATCATGAGGGCGAAGAAATCGTTTATGTGCTCGACGGCGCGTTGACGTTGCGCATCGAAGACGAGGAAACCGTCGTCGGGCCCGGCGACAGCCTGCACTTTCGCGGCAATCGCAGCCATTGCTGGTCGAACGACACGGAAGAGCCCGTACGCCTTTTGTGGTCTGGCACGCTGACCATGTTCCGCTCAAGCGCCGACGGATCGGCCTTTCAGACGGAACGGACGCCAATCGGGGGCTCTTGA
- a CDS encoding outer membrane protein, which yields MNSLKTVALAAFLSTTALGGAFAADAIGVPAPAVPAAPVYDAGSGFDWNGFYAGASAGAANDIDAGETDWTLGAQAGVNSQFDFFLVGAEVALEGVFDDPDMYAYGSALARGGVLVTEELLAYGAVGYGTDFDAANGTGDHILAGGGLEFAATDDVSIRGQYLYGWDQSGDATSSDIHKFQIGANFHF from the coding sequence ATGAACTCGCTCAAGACAGTGGCTCTCGCTGCATTTTTGTCCACGACCGCCCTTGGCGGTGCCTTCGCTGCTGACGCCATTGGCGTTCCGGCTCCCGCCGTTCCTGCTGCTCCCGTCTATGACGCCGGCAGCGGTTTCGACTGGAACGGCTTTTATGCCGGTGCCAGCGCTGGCGCTGCAAATGACATCGACGCTGGTGAAACCGATTGGACCCTTGGGGCCCAGGCCGGTGTGAACTCCCAGTTCGATTTCTTCCTGGTCGGTGCCGAAGTTGCCCTTGAAGGTGTCTTCGACGATCCGGACATGTACGCTTACGGTTCGGCTCTGGCCCGTGGTGGTGTCCTGGTTACCGAAGAGCTGCTCGCCTACGGTGCTGTCGGTTACGGCACGGACTTCGACGCCGCAAACGGCACTGGCGACCACATCCTTGCTGGTGGTGGTCTCGAATTTGCCGCGACCGACGACGTTTCGATCCGCGGCCAGTACCTCTATGGCTGGGATCAGTCGGGCGATGCGACCTCGAGCGACATCCACAAGTTCCAGATCGGTGCGAACTTCCACTTCTGA
- a CDS encoding outer membrane protein, producing the protein MSMLKTSLLAAAATLAIASAAQAADPVMPAPVMPVAPVVDPVFDWSGFYAGVRVGGQNDTVDTDWLVGGELGVNAQWDMFVLGAEAAVDAVFGTPDTYAYGEITTRAGVAFSEVLLYGTVGYGSDFDAAGGPGDHILAGVGVEFAATDSVSVDGRYVYGWEQSGAVGANDIHKFTIGANFHF; encoded by the coding sequence ATGTCCATGCTCAAAACGTCGCTGCTTGCCGCAGCCGCAACTCTCGCAATCGCTTCGGCTGCCCAGGCCGCCGATCCGGTTATGCCCGCTCCCGTCATGCCGGTCGCCCCGGTTGTCGATCCCGTCTTCGATTGGTCCGGCTTCTATGCCGGTGTTCGCGTCGGCGGCCAGAACGACACGGTCGATACCGACTGGCTCGTCGGTGGTGAACTCGGCGTCAACGCACAGTGGGACATGTTCGTCCTCGGTGCCGAAGCCGCTGTTGATGCCGTCTTCGGCACGCCCGATACCTATGCCTACGGTGAAATCACCACCCGCGCCGGTGTCGCGTTCTCCGAAGTCCTGCTGTACGGCACCGTCGGTTACGGTTCCGACTTCGATGCCGCTGGTGGTCCTGGCGATCACATCCTGGCCGGTGTCGGTGTTGAATTTGCCGCCACTGACAGCGTGTCGGTCGACGGCCGTTATGTCTATGGTTGGGAACAGTCGGGTGCCGTTGGCGCCAACGACATCCACAAGTTCACCATCGGCGCGAACTTCCACTTCTAG
- a CDS encoding outer membrane protein: MSFAVRMAAVLIAGTALAGHANAQDYGPYGLTGTGYGFDWNGFYAGVYGGGVPFGTTSWNTGIFSGVNVTIDTAVVGVEAQLGADFAGSNSIDALVLGKGGVSLGEALVYATGGPGIVSGDFGYALGGGAEYGFTDYMSVRGEILGTGAWGSMPSDMRVTAGLAFHL; the protein is encoded by the coding sequence ATGTCTTTCGCTGTTCGCATGGCGGCCGTTCTCATTGCCGGCACGGCCCTTGCCGGTCATGCAAATGCCCAGGATTACGGGCCCTACGGCCTGACCGGAACGGGCTATGGCTTTGATTGGAATGGCTTTTATGCTGGTGTTTACGGCGGCGGCGTTCCCTTCGGCACGACGTCGTGGAACACCGGCATCTTCTCGGGCGTCAACGTAACCATCGACACCGCCGTCGTCGGCGTCGAGGCCCAGTTGGGCGCCGATTTCGCTGGCAGCAACTCCATAGACGCCCTGGTTCTGGGCAAGGGCGGCGTCTCGCTCGGCGAAGCCCTCGTCTATGCCACCGGCGGCCCCGGCATCGTCTCCGGCGATTTCGGCTACGCCCTTGGCGGCGGCGCGGAGTACGGTTTCACCGACTATATGAGCGTCCGAGGCGAAATCCTGGGTACAGGCGCCTGGGGCTCGATGCCCTCCGACATGCGGGTCACTGCCGGTCTGGCCTTCCATCTCTGA
- a CDS encoding NADH-quinone oxidoreductase subunit A — MNELLSAYLPILIFVGLAAVIGLALLVAPFLIAVKRPDPEKVSAYECGFVAFDDARMKFDVRFYLVAILFIIFDLEVAFLFPWAVAFGEVGWYGFWSMMIFLGVLTVGFIYEWRKGALEWD, encoded by the coding sequence ATGAACGAACTGCTCAGCGCTTATCTGCCGATCTTGATTTTTGTGGGGCTCGCCGCCGTTATCGGACTGGCGCTTCTGGTCGCTCCCTTCCTCATCGCCGTGAAGCGCCCCGACCCCGAAAAGGTCTCCGCCTACGAATGTGGTTTCGTCGCCTTTGACGACGCGCGCATGAAGTTTGATGTGCGCTTCTATCTCGTTGCGATTCTGTTCATCATCTTCGATCTTGAAGTGGCGTTCCTTTTCCCCTGGGCCGTGGCGTTCGGGGAAGTCGGCTGGTATGGCTTCTGGTCGATGATGATTTTCTTGGGGGTTCTCACCGTCGGCTTTATCTATGAATGGCGCAAAGGTGCTCTGGAATGGGATTGA